One Streptomyces formicae genomic window, CGCCGGAGCGGCCGCGCCCACGACCCTGGCCCGCCTCGCCGCCAAGTCCCTCCTCGTCTTCGTCCCCTCGGCGGACCGCCCCACCTACCGGATGCTGGTCTCGGTGCGTCAGTACGCCCGCGCCTCCCTCGCCGAGCACGGCGAGGAGCCCACCGTCCTGCGCCGCCACGCCCACTGGGTCGCCACCCTCGCCGAACGCACCGCGCGGCGCATGCGCACCGGCGGATTCCGAGCGGCGTACGCCGAGATGAGCGCGGCGGCGCCCGAGGTGACCGCCTGCCTGGACTGGTTGCAGGGCGGCGAGGGCACGGACGACGCCGACGCGCTGCTCGCGTCCCGCATCGCCACCCGCCTCGCCCTCCACTGGGCCGCGGCGGGCCGTCAGGCCGAGGGACGCGAACGCCTCGCCCGCGCCTTGAAGGTCACCACGCCCGCTGCGCCCTGGTACGCCGAGGCGCTCGCGTGGTGCGGCTGGCTCGGCGTCAACATCCGCCAGGACCACGGCGACGAGGAACTCCTCAGGCGCGCGCTGCCCGCGGCGGAGGCGGCGGGCGACGACGCCGTCGTGGCCTTCGTCGGCGCGCTCGCGCTGACCGTGCACGTGCGCCAGGAACGCCTCGCGGAGGCCCGCGAGGCCGCCGACCGCACCGAGGGCGCGCTCGACGCCTACCGGCACGGCTGGGAGACCGGCGTCTGGCAGCTCTTCCACAGCGAACTGCTCGTCGCCGAGGACCGTTCCCGGCAGGCGCTGACCGCCGCCGTCACCGCGCGCGAACTCCTGTCGGGCATCGACCCGCACTCCGCGGCCACGGCGCTGATCATGACCGGCATGGCCCAGGAGCGCATCGGCGACCGCGCCGCCGCCCTGCGCTCCTGGCAGGGCGTCCACCAGGAACTCCTCCTCATCGGCTCCGAACACGAGGCCGCCTGGGTCAAGGCGCTGCTCGGCTACGCGGCGGCGGGCGACGGCGACCCGGCCCGTGCCGAGTCCTTCGCGCGCGGCATGGACGCGTACGCCAAGGAGACCGGCGAGCCCTACCTCCAGGCCAAGACGGCGACGCTGCGAGCCCTTGTCGCATCGGCGCGCGGCGACAAGGACACCGCGGAACGACTGCACCTGACGGCGGTCTCCGGCTACCAGGAGGGACGCAGGCCCGAGTGCGCGGCCCACGACCTCGCCGTGCTCGGCCGCCTCGCCGCCGAGCGCGGCGACACGGTCCTGGCCCACATCCGCTGGGAACACGCACTCCGCGCGGCGAGGCTCTCGGGCCGGGCGCATGCGGAGATCCTGCCGTTGCGGGGCCTGACGGGCCTGACGGGCCTCGGAGCCGAGGAGGCGGAGGCCGGGCCCCTGCGCGCCCGCCTCGACGACGTGCTGTGCGCCGCGTCGCCGCCGCGCAGCACCGAGTGCCCCTTCCACCTCGCGGTGCCCGCAGCCACCGGGCCGTTGCGCAAGTGACTGATGCATCAGTCAGAGACGCAATCGCGCTGCGTGCTGGAGACTAGCGAGTCCCATGTTGTGCTGATCGCAACGCATGGGTACGGTGGCTCACCATGCAGCCAGAGCAGCGGGACGACGTCGCCGAGCGCGTACGCAAAGTCATCACGGACGCCGACGTGACCCAGCGCGAATTCGCGCGCCGGATCGTGATGGACCCCTCGAAGCTGTCCCGCTCCCTGGGCGGCACCCGCAGGTTCACCGCGGCCGAGCTGGCCCGGATCGCCGCCACCGGCGGCGTCGACGCGGGCTGGCTCCTGGGCACCGCGCCCACCGCGTCGCCCGCCCGGCGCCCGCGCGCCGCGGGCGGCTCCCCGGAGGGCGGCCGCCCGCTCCAGATCATCCGCGAGACCGTCCGCCTCATCGCCGAGCACGGCTTCCACGCCGTCCGCGTCCAGGACATCGCCGCGGCCTGCGACACCAGCACCGCCGCCATCCACTACCACTTCCCCGGCCGCGACGACCTGCTCGAAGCGGCCGTGCGCTGGTGCATGGACGAGGACACCGCACGGCGCGCCGCGCGCGTCGCCGACGCCGCGGACGCCGCCGACGAGCTGCGCCAGCTCATCGAGCTGCAGATCCCGCGCACCCCGCAACAGCGCTGGCAGTGGAGCGTCTGGCTCGACCTGTGGGCGGAGGCCGCCCGCTCCACCGCCGTGGGCCGACTGCACGCCGACTACTACCGGCAGTGGCGCACCACCGTCGCCGACGTCATCCGCCGCGGCGTCGCCGAGGGCGTCTTCCGCCTCGCCGACCCGGCGGCCGCCGCGCTGCGTCTCACCGCGCTGATCGACGGCCTCGCCACCCAGGTCCTCGCGGCCACCCCGGACAGCCCCGGGGCGGGCCCCGACGACATGCACGAGGCCCTCACCGCGTACGTCGACGCCACGCTGACCGCGCACTGACCGCGCACCGAGCTCCCGTACGCACCGTACGACCGTTCCCCGCACTCAACACCCCACCCCCGAGGGAGAGTTCCGCATGCCCGTGAACGACAACGTGATCATCACCTGCGCCCTGACCGGCGCGGGCGACACCGTCCGCAAGAGCCCGCACGTGCCCGTGACGCCCGAGCAGATAGCCACC contains:
- a CDS encoding TetR/AcrR family transcriptional regulator; translated protein: MQPEQRDDVAERVRKVITDADVTQREFARRIVMDPSKLSRSLGGTRRFTAAELARIAATGGVDAGWLLGTAPTASPARRPRAAGGSPEGGRPLQIIRETVRLIAEHGFHAVRVQDIAAACDTSTAAIHYHFPGRDDLLEAAVRWCMDEDTARRAARVADAADAADELRQLIELQIPRTPQQRWQWSVWLDLWAEAARSTAVGRLHADYYRQWRTTVADVIRRGVAEGVFRLADPAAAALRLTALIDGLATQVLAATPDSPGAGPDDMHEALTAYVDATLTAH